Proteins encoded by one window of Manihot esculenta cultivar AM560-2 chromosome 10, M.esculenta_v8, whole genome shotgun sequence:
- the LOC110625176 gene encoding putative disease resistance RPP13-like protein 1 isoform X4 gives MKTKGMTIRRMHRLKALKMENTSCKMEVVGEAILSALLEPLVKKLTSSELLKFARKKHMDDEVRKWESKLLEIHAVVNDAEEKQITNPAAEIWLSKLRSLAYDLEDILDEFETKALRSKLKAKSQASTVTAQKQIPVNCYSLKSGGAVFNMKKGYKLREITTRLQELATEKNDLHLRTSEEGRSNKANERVPTTSLLKECNVYGREKDKEAILQLLMSDEASDSRFMVIPIIGMGGVGKTTLAQLIYNDKGVQFGYKSWVCVSNDFDILKITKTILHCENCEASDLNSLQVRLKERLSGKRFLIVLDDVWSEKYEEWTALCSPFTSGAPGSRIIVTTRNEGVAKLVGSVDPYPLKELSHDNCLSLFTQHALEAKNFDAHPELAKIGQAIVKKCKGLPLAAKTLGGLLRGKQSFKEWKYILNSEIWDIPEEKSGILPALRLSYYHLPSYLKRCFVYCAIFPNDYEFDKSELALLWMAEGFLHQPHMKDVGYKYFDDLLSRSFFQQSMNDKSRYVMHDLVSDLARFVGRELCFQLDDKSEAETSYAEIRHSSFSSHYNDIAQRFEVFYKMKNL, from the exons ATGAAGACCAAAGGCATGACTATTCGCCGAATGCACAGATTGAAAGCTTTGAAAATGG AGAATACATCTTGTAAGATGGAAGTTGTTGGAGAAGCTATTCTCTCTGCCCTTCTTGAGCCTTTGGTTAAAAAATTGACCTCCTCAGAATTGCTCAAGTTTGCAAGGAAAAAGCATATGGATGATGAGGTTAGGAAGTGGGAGTCAAAGTTGTTGGAAATTCACGCAGTGGTCAATGATGCAGAAGAGAAGCAAATAACAAACCCAGCTGCAGAAATATGGCTAAGCAAGCTCCGAAGCTTGGCTTATGATCTGGAGGATATACTGGATGAATTTGAAACAAAAGCTTTGCGCAGCAAGCTAAAGGCAAAATCTCAAGCGAGCACTGTTACAGCACAGAAGCAAATCCCAGTCAATTGCTATAGTCTGAAGTCAGGTGGAGCTGTATTTAATATGAAGAAAGGGTACAAGCTAAGGGAGATAACAACAAGATTGCAAGAACTTGCAACAGAGAAAAATGACTTGCACTTGAGAACAAGTGAGGAAGGAAGGTCCAACAAAGCAAATGAAAGAGTGCCAACAACATCCTTGTTGAAGGAATGCAATGTTTATGGGAGGGAAAAGGATAAGGAGGCTATACTTCAATTGTTAATGAGTGATGAAGCAAGTGATTCTCGATTCATGGTGATTCCCATAATTGGAATGGGAGGTGTTGGTAAAACAACACTTGCTCAACTCATTTACAATGACAAGGGAGTGCAGTTTGGTTATAAATCATGGGTTTGTGTTTCTAATGATTTTGACATCCTCAAGATAACCAAAACAATTCTACATTGTGAAAATTGTGAAGCTAGTGACTTAAATTCACTTCAAGTGCGATTGAAGGAGAGGTTATCTGGAAAGAGGTTTTTGATTGTTCTAGATGACGTTTGGAGTGAGAAGTATGAGGAATGGACTGCCCTTTGTAGTCCTTTCACTTCAGGCGCACCAGGAAGTAGAATCATTGTCACAACTCGTAATGAAGGAGTTGCAAAACTAGTGGGTTCTGTTGATCCATACCCATTAAAGGAGCTGTCACATGATAATTGTTTGTCTTTATTCACCCAACATGCCTTAGAAGCAAAAAATTTTGATGCGCACCCCGAGTTGGCAAAGATTGGACAAGCAATAGTTAAGAAGTGCAAGGGATTGCCTTTGGCAGCGAAAACTCTTGGAGGCCTCCTACGTGGGAAACAAAGTTTTAAAGAGTGGAAATATATATTGAATAGTGAGATATGGGATATACCAGAAGAGAAAAGTGGCATCCTTCCCGCTTTAAGATTGAGCTACTATCATCTTCCCTCCTATTTGAAGCGATGTTTTGTGTATTGTGCAATTTTTCCAAATGATTATGAATTTGATAAGAGTGAGTTAGCTTTATTGTGGATGGCAGAGGGCTTTTTGCATCAGCCACATATGAAGGATGTGGGTTACAAATATTTTGATGACTTATTATCAAGATCCTTCTTTCAACAATCCATGAATGACAAATCACGATATGTTATGCATGATTTAGTGAGTGATCTGGCTCGATTTGTTGGAAGAGAACTATGTTTTCAGTTGGATGATAAGTCAGAAGCTGAAACATCATATGCAGAGATTCGCCATTCATCATTCAGTAGTCATTACAATGATATTGCACAAAGGTTTGAAGTTTTCTACAAAATGAAGAATTTGTGA
- the LOC110625176 gene encoding putative disease resistance RPP13-like protein 1 isoform X3, which translates to MKTKGMTIRRMHRLKALKMESLPRKSQASACLLKLSFWSSSDKENTSCKMEVVGEAILSALLEPLVKKLTSSELLKFARKKHMDDEVRKWESKLLEIHAVVNDAEEKQITNPAAEIWLSKLRSLAYDLEDILDEFETKALRSKLKAKSQASTVTAQKQIPVNCYSLKSGGAVFNMKKGYKLREITTRLQELATEKNDLHLRTSEEGRSNKANERVPTTSLLKECNVYGREKDKEAILQLLMSDEASDSRFMVIPIIGMGGVGKTTLAQLIYNDKGVQFGYKSWVCVSNDFDILKITKTILHCENCEASDLNSLQVRLKERLSGKRFLIVLDDVWSEKYEEWTALCSPFTSGAPGSRIIVTTRNEGVAKLVGSVDPYPLKELSHDNCLSLFTQHALEAKNFDAHPELAKIGQAIVKKCKGLPLAAKTLGGLLRGKQSFKEWKYILNSEIWDIPEEKSGILPALRLSYYHLPSYLKRCFVYCAIFPNDYEFDKSELALLWMAEGFLHQPHMKDVGYKYFDDLLSRSFFQQSMNDKSRYVMHDLVSDLARFVGRELCFQLDDKSEAETSYAEIRHSSFSSHYNDIAQRFEVFYKMKNL; encoded by the exons ATGAAGACCAAAGGCATGACTATTCGCCGAATGCACAGATTGAAAGCTTTGAAAATGG AATCTTTACCAAGAAAATCCCAAGCATCAGCCTGCCTGCTCAAATTAAGCTTCTGGTCTTCTTCTGATAAAG AGAATACATCTTGTAAGATGGAAGTTGTTGGAGAAGCTATTCTCTCTGCCCTTCTTGAGCCTTTGGTTAAAAAATTGACCTCCTCAGAATTGCTCAAGTTTGCAAGGAAAAAGCATATGGATGATGAGGTTAGGAAGTGGGAGTCAAAGTTGTTGGAAATTCACGCAGTGGTCAATGATGCAGAAGAGAAGCAAATAACAAACCCAGCTGCAGAAATATGGCTAAGCAAGCTCCGAAGCTTGGCTTATGATCTGGAGGATATACTGGATGAATTTGAAACAAAAGCTTTGCGCAGCAAGCTAAAGGCAAAATCTCAAGCGAGCACTGTTACAGCACAGAAGCAAATCCCAGTCAATTGCTATAGTCTGAAGTCAGGTGGAGCTGTATTTAATATGAAGAAAGGGTACAAGCTAAGGGAGATAACAACAAGATTGCAAGAACTTGCAACAGAGAAAAATGACTTGCACTTGAGAACAAGTGAGGAAGGAAGGTCCAACAAAGCAAATGAAAGAGTGCCAACAACATCCTTGTTGAAGGAATGCAATGTTTATGGGAGGGAAAAGGATAAGGAGGCTATACTTCAATTGTTAATGAGTGATGAAGCAAGTGATTCTCGATTCATGGTGATTCCCATAATTGGAATGGGAGGTGTTGGTAAAACAACACTTGCTCAACTCATTTACAATGACAAGGGAGTGCAGTTTGGTTATAAATCATGGGTTTGTGTTTCTAATGATTTTGACATCCTCAAGATAACCAAAACAATTCTACATTGTGAAAATTGTGAAGCTAGTGACTTAAATTCACTTCAAGTGCGATTGAAGGAGAGGTTATCTGGAAAGAGGTTTTTGATTGTTCTAGATGACGTTTGGAGTGAGAAGTATGAGGAATGGACTGCCCTTTGTAGTCCTTTCACTTCAGGCGCACCAGGAAGTAGAATCATTGTCACAACTCGTAATGAAGGAGTTGCAAAACTAGTGGGTTCTGTTGATCCATACCCATTAAAGGAGCTGTCACATGATAATTGTTTGTCTTTATTCACCCAACATGCCTTAGAAGCAAAAAATTTTGATGCGCACCCCGAGTTGGCAAAGATTGGACAAGCAATAGTTAAGAAGTGCAAGGGATTGCCTTTGGCAGCGAAAACTCTTGGAGGCCTCCTACGTGGGAAACAAAGTTTTAAAGAGTGGAAATATATATTGAATAGTGAGATATGGGATATACCAGAAGAGAAAAGTGGCATCCTTCCCGCTTTAAGATTGAGCTACTATCATCTTCCCTCCTATTTGAAGCGATGTTTTGTGTATTGTGCAATTTTTCCAAATGATTATGAATTTGATAAGAGTGAGTTAGCTTTATTGTGGATGGCAGAGGGCTTTTTGCATCAGCCACATATGAAGGATGTGGGTTACAAATATTTTGATGACTTATTATCAAGATCCTTCTTTCAACAATCCATGAATGACAAATCACGATATGTTATGCATGATTTAGTGAGTGATCTGGCTCGATTTGTTGGAAGAGAACTATGTTTTCAGTTGGATGATAAGTCAGAAGCTGAAACATCATATGCAGAGATTCGCCATTCATCATTCAGTAGTCATTACAATGATATTGCACAAAGGTTTGAAGTTTTCTACAAAATGAAGAATTTGTGA
- the LOC110625176 gene encoding putative disease resistance RPP13-like protein 1 isoform X1, which translates to MKTKGMTIRRMHRLKALKMESLPRKSQASACLLKLSFWSSSDKGAFNDSPPVPSSPTSVMPSIATATPPLALWKENTSCKMEVVGEAILSALLEPLVKKLTSSELLKFARKKHMDDEVRKWESKLLEIHAVVNDAEEKQITNPAAEIWLSKLRSLAYDLEDILDEFETKALRSKLKAKSQASTVTAQKQIPVNCYSLKSGGAVFNMKKGYKLREITTRLQELATEKNDLHLRTSEEGRSNKANERVPTTSLLKECNVYGREKDKEAILQLLMSDEASDSRFMVIPIIGMGGVGKTTLAQLIYNDKGVQFGYKSWVCVSNDFDILKITKTILHCENCEASDLNSLQVRLKERLSGKRFLIVLDDVWSEKYEEWTALCSPFTSGAPGSRIIVTTRNEGVAKLVGSVDPYPLKELSHDNCLSLFTQHALEAKNFDAHPELAKIGQAIVKKCKGLPLAAKTLGGLLRGKQSFKEWKYILNSEIWDIPEEKSGILPALRLSYYHLPSYLKRCFVYCAIFPNDYEFDKSELALLWMAEGFLHQPHMKDVGYKYFDDLLSRSFFQQSMNDKSRYVMHDLVSDLARFVGRELCFQLDDKSEAETSYAEIRHSSFSSHYNDIAQRFEVFYKMKNL; encoded by the exons ATGAAGACCAAAGGCATGACTATTCGCCGAATGCACAGATTGAAAGCTTTGAAAATGG AATCTTTACCAAGAAAATCCCAAGCATCAGCCTGCCTGCTCAAATTAAGCTTCTGGTCTTCTTCTGATAAAG GTGCTTTTAATGACTCACCTCCAGTTCCATCATCACCTACTTCGGTCATGCCTTCAATAGCAACAGCTACTCCTCCTCTTGCTCTTTGGAAAG AGAATACATCTTGTAAGATGGAAGTTGTTGGAGAAGCTATTCTCTCTGCCCTTCTTGAGCCTTTGGTTAAAAAATTGACCTCCTCAGAATTGCTCAAGTTTGCAAGGAAAAAGCATATGGATGATGAGGTTAGGAAGTGGGAGTCAAAGTTGTTGGAAATTCACGCAGTGGTCAATGATGCAGAAGAGAAGCAAATAACAAACCCAGCTGCAGAAATATGGCTAAGCAAGCTCCGAAGCTTGGCTTATGATCTGGAGGATATACTGGATGAATTTGAAACAAAAGCTTTGCGCAGCAAGCTAAAGGCAAAATCTCAAGCGAGCACTGTTACAGCACAGAAGCAAATCCCAGTCAATTGCTATAGTCTGAAGTCAGGTGGAGCTGTATTTAATATGAAGAAAGGGTACAAGCTAAGGGAGATAACAACAAGATTGCAAGAACTTGCAACAGAGAAAAATGACTTGCACTTGAGAACAAGTGAGGAAGGAAGGTCCAACAAAGCAAATGAAAGAGTGCCAACAACATCCTTGTTGAAGGAATGCAATGTTTATGGGAGGGAAAAGGATAAGGAGGCTATACTTCAATTGTTAATGAGTGATGAAGCAAGTGATTCTCGATTCATGGTGATTCCCATAATTGGAATGGGAGGTGTTGGTAAAACAACACTTGCTCAACTCATTTACAATGACAAGGGAGTGCAGTTTGGTTATAAATCATGGGTTTGTGTTTCTAATGATTTTGACATCCTCAAGATAACCAAAACAATTCTACATTGTGAAAATTGTGAAGCTAGTGACTTAAATTCACTTCAAGTGCGATTGAAGGAGAGGTTATCTGGAAAGAGGTTTTTGATTGTTCTAGATGACGTTTGGAGTGAGAAGTATGAGGAATGGACTGCCCTTTGTAGTCCTTTCACTTCAGGCGCACCAGGAAGTAGAATCATTGTCACAACTCGTAATGAAGGAGTTGCAAAACTAGTGGGTTCTGTTGATCCATACCCATTAAAGGAGCTGTCACATGATAATTGTTTGTCTTTATTCACCCAACATGCCTTAGAAGCAAAAAATTTTGATGCGCACCCCGAGTTGGCAAAGATTGGACAAGCAATAGTTAAGAAGTGCAAGGGATTGCCTTTGGCAGCGAAAACTCTTGGAGGCCTCCTACGTGGGAAACAAAGTTTTAAAGAGTGGAAATATATATTGAATAGTGAGATATGGGATATACCAGAAGAGAAAAGTGGCATCCTTCCCGCTTTAAGATTGAGCTACTATCATCTTCCCTCCTATTTGAAGCGATGTTTTGTGTATTGTGCAATTTTTCCAAATGATTATGAATTTGATAAGAGTGAGTTAGCTTTATTGTGGATGGCAGAGGGCTTTTTGCATCAGCCACATATGAAGGATGTGGGTTACAAATATTTTGATGACTTATTATCAAGATCCTTCTTTCAACAATCCATGAATGACAAATCACGATATGTTATGCATGATTTAGTGAGTGATCTGGCTCGATTTGTTGGAAGAGAACTATGTTTTCAGTTGGATGATAAGTCAGAAGCTGAAACATCATATGCAGAGATTCGCCATTCATCATTCAGTAGTCATTACAATGATATTGCACAAAGGTTTGAAGTTTTCTACAAAATGAAGAATTTGTGA
- the LOC110625176 gene encoding putative disease resistance RPP13-like protein 1 isoform X5, whose translation MPSIATATPPLALWKENTSCKMEVVGEAILSALLEPLVKKLTSSELLKFARKKHMDDEVRKWESKLLEIHAVVNDAEEKQITNPAAEIWLSKLRSLAYDLEDILDEFETKALRSKLKAKSQASTVTAQKQIPVNCYSLKSGGAVFNMKKGYKLREITTRLQELATEKNDLHLRTSEEGRSNKANERVPTTSLLKECNVYGREKDKEAILQLLMSDEASDSRFMVIPIIGMGGVGKTTLAQLIYNDKGVQFGYKSWVCVSNDFDILKITKTILHCENCEASDLNSLQVRLKERLSGKRFLIVLDDVWSEKYEEWTALCSPFTSGAPGSRIIVTTRNEGVAKLVGSVDPYPLKELSHDNCLSLFTQHALEAKNFDAHPELAKIGQAIVKKCKGLPLAAKTLGGLLRGKQSFKEWKYILNSEIWDIPEEKSGILPALRLSYYHLPSYLKRCFVYCAIFPNDYEFDKSELALLWMAEGFLHQPHMKDVGYKYFDDLLSRSFFQQSMNDKSRYVMHDLVSDLARFVGRELCFQLDDKSEAETSYAEIRHSSFSSHYNDIAQRFEVFYKMKNL comes from the exons ATGCCTTCAATAGCAACAGCTACTCCTCCTCTTGCTCTTTGGAAAG AGAATACATCTTGTAAGATGGAAGTTGTTGGAGAAGCTATTCTCTCTGCCCTTCTTGAGCCTTTGGTTAAAAAATTGACCTCCTCAGAATTGCTCAAGTTTGCAAGGAAAAAGCATATGGATGATGAGGTTAGGAAGTGGGAGTCAAAGTTGTTGGAAATTCACGCAGTGGTCAATGATGCAGAAGAGAAGCAAATAACAAACCCAGCTGCAGAAATATGGCTAAGCAAGCTCCGAAGCTTGGCTTATGATCTGGAGGATATACTGGATGAATTTGAAACAAAAGCTTTGCGCAGCAAGCTAAAGGCAAAATCTCAAGCGAGCACTGTTACAGCACAGAAGCAAATCCCAGTCAATTGCTATAGTCTGAAGTCAGGTGGAGCTGTATTTAATATGAAGAAAGGGTACAAGCTAAGGGAGATAACAACAAGATTGCAAGAACTTGCAACAGAGAAAAATGACTTGCACTTGAGAACAAGTGAGGAAGGAAGGTCCAACAAAGCAAATGAAAGAGTGCCAACAACATCCTTGTTGAAGGAATGCAATGTTTATGGGAGGGAAAAGGATAAGGAGGCTATACTTCAATTGTTAATGAGTGATGAAGCAAGTGATTCTCGATTCATGGTGATTCCCATAATTGGAATGGGAGGTGTTGGTAAAACAACACTTGCTCAACTCATTTACAATGACAAGGGAGTGCAGTTTGGTTATAAATCATGGGTTTGTGTTTCTAATGATTTTGACATCCTCAAGATAACCAAAACAATTCTACATTGTGAAAATTGTGAAGCTAGTGACTTAAATTCACTTCAAGTGCGATTGAAGGAGAGGTTATCTGGAAAGAGGTTTTTGATTGTTCTAGATGACGTTTGGAGTGAGAAGTATGAGGAATGGACTGCCCTTTGTAGTCCTTTCACTTCAGGCGCACCAGGAAGTAGAATCATTGTCACAACTCGTAATGAAGGAGTTGCAAAACTAGTGGGTTCTGTTGATCCATACCCATTAAAGGAGCTGTCACATGATAATTGTTTGTCTTTATTCACCCAACATGCCTTAGAAGCAAAAAATTTTGATGCGCACCCCGAGTTGGCAAAGATTGGACAAGCAATAGTTAAGAAGTGCAAGGGATTGCCTTTGGCAGCGAAAACTCTTGGAGGCCTCCTACGTGGGAAACAAAGTTTTAAAGAGTGGAAATATATATTGAATAGTGAGATATGGGATATACCAGAAGAGAAAAGTGGCATCCTTCCCGCTTTAAGATTGAGCTACTATCATCTTCCCTCCTATTTGAAGCGATGTTTTGTGTATTGTGCAATTTTTCCAAATGATTATGAATTTGATAAGAGTGAGTTAGCTTTATTGTGGATGGCAGAGGGCTTTTTGCATCAGCCACATATGAAGGATGTGGGTTACAAATATTTTGATGACTTATTATCAAGATCCTTCTTTCAACAATCCATGAATGACAAATCACGATATGTTATGCATGATTTAGTGAGTGATCTGGCTCGATTTGTTGGAAGAGAACTATGTTTTCAGTTGGATGATAAGTCAGAAGCTGAAACATCATATGCAGAGATTCGCCATTCATCATTCAGTAGTCATTACAATGATATTGCACAAAGGTTTGAAGTTTTCTACAAAATGAAGAATTTGTGA
- the LOC110625176 gene encoding putative disease resistance RPP13-like protein 1 isoform X6: MEVVGEAILSALLEPLVKKLTSSELLKFARKKHMDDEVRKWESKLLEIHAVVNDAEEKQITNPAAEIWLSKLRSLAYDLEDILDEFETKALRSKLKAKSQASTVTAQKQIPVNCYSLKSGGAVFNMKKGYKLREITTRLQELATEKNDLHLRTSEEGRSNKANERVPTTSLLKECNVYGREKDKEAILQLLMSDEASDSRFMVIPIIGMGGVGKTTLAQLIYNDKGVQFGYKSWVCVSNDFDILKITKTILHCENCEASDLNSLQVRLKERLSGKRFLIVLDDVWSEKYEEWTALCSPFTSGAPGSRIIVTTRNEGVAKLVGSVDPYPLKELSHDNCLSLFTQHALEAKNFDAHPELAKIGQAIVKKCKGLPLAAKTLGGLLRGKQSFKEWKYILNSEIWDIPEEKSGILPALRLSYYHLPSYLKRCFVYCAIFPNDYEFDKSELALLWMAEGFLHQPHMKDVGYKYFDDLLSRSFFQQSMNDKSRYVMHDLVSDLARFVGRELCFQLDDKSEAETSYAEIRHSSFSSHYNDIAQRFEVFYKMKNL, encoded by the coding sequence ATGGAAGTTGTTGGAGAAGCTATTCTCTCTGCCCTTCTTGAGCCTTTGGTTAAAAAATTGACCTCCTCAGAATTGCTCAAGTTTGCAAGGAAAAAGCATATGGATGATGAGGTTAGGAAGTGGGAGTCAAAGTTGTTGGAAATTCACGCAGTGGTCAATGATGCAGAAGAGAAGCAAATAACAAACCCAGCTGCAGAAATATGGCTAAGCAAGCTCCGAAGCTTGGCTTATGATCTGGAGGATATACTGGATGAATTTGAAACAAAAGCTTTGCGCAGCAAGCTAAAGGCAAAATCTCAAGCGAGCACTGTTACAGCACAGAAGCAAATCCCAGTCAATTGCTATAGTCTGAAGTCAGGTGGAGCTGTATTTAATATGAAGAAAGGGTACAAGCTAAGGGAGATAACAACAAGATTGCAAGAACTTGCAACAGAGAAAAATGACTTGCACTTGAGAACAAGTGAGGAAGGAAGGTCCAACAAAGCAAATGAAAGAGTGCCAACAACATCCTTGTTGAAGGAATGCAATGTTTATGGGAGGGAAAAGGATAAGGAGGCTATACTTCAATTGTTAATGAGTGATGAAGCAAGTGATTCTCGATTCATGGTGATTCCCATAATTGGAATGGGAGGTGTTGGTAAAACAACACTTGCTCAACTCATTTACAATGACAAGGGAGTGCAGTTTGGTTATAAATCATGGGTTTGTGTTTCTAATGATTTTGACATCCTCAAGATAACCAAAACAATTCTACATTGTGAAAATTGTGAAGCTAGTGACTTAAATTCACTTCAAGTGCGATTGAAGGAGAGGTTATCTGGAAAGAGGTTTTTGATTGTTCTAGATGACGTTTGGAGTGAGAAGTATGAGGAATGGACTGCCCTTTGTAGTCCTTTCACTTCAGGCGCACCAGGAAGTAGAATCATTGTCACAACTCGTAATGAAGGAGTTGCAAAACTAGTGGGTTCTGTTGATCCATACCCATTAAAGGAGCTGTCACATGATAATTGTTTGTCTTTATTCACCCAACATGCCTTAGAAGCAAAAAATTTTGATGCGCACCCCGAGTTGGCAAAGATTGGACAAGCAATAGTTAAGAAGTGCAAGGGATTGCCTTTGGCAGCGAAAACTCTTGGAGGCCTCCTACGTGGGAAACAAAGTTTTAAAGAGTGGAAATATATATTGAATAGTGAGATATGGGATATACCAGAAGAGAAAAGTGGCATCCTTCCCGCTTTAAGATTGAGCTACTATCATCTTCCCTCCTATTTGAAGCGATGTTTTGTGTATTGTGCAATTTTTCCAAATGATTATGAATTTGATAAGAGTGAGTTAGCTTTATTGTGGATGGCAGAGGGCTTTTTGCATCAGCCACATATGAAGGATGTGGGTTACAAATATTTTGATGACTTATTATCAAGATCCTTCTTTCAACAATCCATGAATGACAAATCACGATATGTTATGCATGATTTAGTGAGTGATCTGGCTCGATTTGTTGGAAGAGAACTATGTTTTCAGTTGGATGATAAGTCAGAAGCTGAAACATCATATGCAGAGATTCGCCATTCATCATTCAGTAGTCATTACAATGATATTGCACAAAGGTTTGAAGTTTTCTACAAAATGAAGAATTTGTGA
- the LOC110625176 gene encoding putative disease resistance RPP13-like protein 1 isoform X2 encodes MKTKGMTIRRMHRLKALKMGAFNDSPPVPSSPTSVMPSIATATPPLALWKENTSCKMEVVGEAILSALLEPLVKKLTSSELLKFARKKHMDDEVRKWESKLLEIHAVVNDAEEKQITNPAAEIWLSKLRSLAYDLEDILDEFETKALRSKLKAKSQASTVTAQKQIPVNCYSLKSGGAVFNMKKGYKLREITTRLQELATEKNDLHLRTSEEGRSNKANERVPTTSLLKECNVYGREKDKEAILQLLMSDEASDSRFMVIPIIGMGGVGKTTLAQLIYNDKGVQFGYKSWVCVSNDFDILKITKTILHCENCEASDLNSLQVRLKERLSGKRFLIVLDDVWSEKYEEWTALCSPFTSGAPGSRIIVTTRNEGVAKLVGSVDPYPLKELSHDNCLSLFTQHALEAKNFDAHPELAKIGQAIVKKCKGLPLAAKTLGGLLRGKQSFKEWKYILNSEIWDIPEEKSGILPALRLSYYHLPSYLKRCFVYCAIFPNDYEFDKSELALLWMAEGFLHQPHMKDVGYKYFDDLLSRSFFQQSMNDKSRYVMHDLVSDLARFVGRELCFQLDDKSEAETSYAEIRHSSFSSHYNDIAQRFEVFYKMKNL; translated from the exons ATGAAGACCAAAGGCATGACTATTCGCCGAATGCACAGATTGAAAGCTTTGAAAATGG GTGCTTTTAATGACTCACCTCCAGTTCCATCATCACCTACTTCGGTCATGCCTTCAATAGCAACAGCTACTCCTCCTCTTGCTCTTTGGAAAG AGAATACATCTTGTAAGATGGAAGTTGTTGGAGAAGCTATTCTCTCTGCCCTTCTTGAGCCTTTGGTTAAAAAATTGACCTCCTCAGAATTGCTCAAGTTTGCAAGGAAAAAGCATATGGATGATGAGGTTAGGAAGTGGGAGTCAAAGTTGTTGGAAATTCACGCAGTGGTCAATGATGCAGAAGAGAAGCAAATAACAAACCCAGCTGCAGAAATATGGCTAAGCAAGCTCCGAAGCTTGGCTTATGATCTGGAGGATATACTGGATGAATTTGAAACAAAAGCTTTGCGCAGCAAGCTAAAGGCAAAATCTCAAGCGAGCACTGTTACAGCACAGAAGCAAATCCCAGTCAATTGCTATAGTCTGAAGTCAGGTGGAGCTGTATTTAATATGAAGAAAGGGTACAAGCTAAGGGAGATAACAACAAGATTGCAAGAACTTGCAACAGAGAAAAATGACTTGCACTTGAGAACAAGTGAGGAAGGAAGGTCCAACAAAGCAAATGAAAGAGTGCCAACAACATCCTTGTTGAAGGAATGCAATGTTTATGGGAGGGAAAAGGATAAGGAGGCTATACTTCAATTGTTAATGAGTGATGAAGCAAGTGATTCTCGATTCATGGTGATTCCCATAATTGGAATGGGAGGTGTTGGTAAAACAACACTTGCTCAACTCATTTACAATGACAAGGGAGTGCAGTTTGGTTATAAATCATGGGTTTGTGTTTCTAATGATTTTGACATCCTCAAGATAACCAAAACAATTCTACATTGTGAAAATTGTGAAGCTAGTGACTTAAATTCACTTCAAGTGCGATTGAAGGAGAGGTTATCTGGAAAGAGGTTTTTGATTGTTCTAGATGACGTTTGGAGTGAGAAGTATGAGGAATGGACTGCCCTTTGTAGTCCTTTCACTTCAGGCGCACCAGGAAGTAGAATCATTGTCACAACTCGTAATGAAGGAGTTGCAAAACTAGTGGGTTCTGTTGATCCATACCCATTAAAGGAGCTGTCACATGATAATTGTTTGTCTTTATTCACCCAACATGCCTTAGAAGCAAAAAATTTTGATGCGCACCCCGAGTTGGCAAAGATTGGACAAGCAATAGTTAAGAAGTGCAAGGGATTGCCTTTGGCAGCGAAAACTCTTGGAGGCCTCCTACGTGGGAAACAAAGTTTTAAAGAGTGGAAATATATATTGAATAGTGAGATATGGGATATACCAGAAGAGAAAAGTGGCATCCTTCCCGCTTTAAGATTGAGCTACTATCATCTTCCCTCCTATTTGAAGCGATGTTTTGTGTATTGTGCAATTTTTCCAAATGATTATGAATTTGATAAGAGTGAGTTAGCTTTATTGTGGATGGCAGAGGGCTTTTTGCATCAGCCACATATGAAGGATGTGGGTTACAAATATTTTGATGACTTATTATCAAGATCCTTCTTTCAACAATCCATGAATGACAAATCACGATATGTTATGCATGATTTAGTGAGTGATCTGGCTCGATTTGTTGGAAGAGAACTATGTTTTCAGTTGGATGATAAGTCAGAAGCTGAAACATCATATGCAGAGATTCGCCATTCATCATTCAGTAGTCATTACAATGATATTGCACAAAGGTTTGAAGTTTTCTACAAAATGAAGAATTTGTGA